The proteins below come from a single Ruegeria sp. THAF33 genomic window:
- a CDS encoding argininosuccinate synthase, whose protein sequence is MSAPKKVVLAYSGGLDTSIILKWLQTEYGCEVVTFTADLGQGEELEPARKKAELLGIKPENIYIEDIREEFVRDFVFPMFRANAQYEGLYLLGTSIARPLISKRLVEIAEATGADAVAHGATGKGNDQVRFELAAYALNPDIKVIAPWREWDLTSRTKLLEFAEQNQIPIAKDKRGEAPFSVDANLLHTSSEGKVLEDPADMAPDYVYQRTVHPEDAPDQPEFIEIGFEKGDAVSINGEAMSPATILTKLNEYGGKHGIGRLDLVEGRFVGMKSRGIYETPGGTILLEAHRGIESITMDRGAMHLKDQLMPQYAELIYNGFWYSPEREMLQAAIDKSQEHVTGTVRVKLYKGLASTVGRWSDHSLYSEAHVTFEEDAGAYDQKDAAGFIQLNALRLKLLAARDKRLSK, encoded by the coding sequence ATGTCCGCGCCCAAGAAAGTTGTTCTGGCCTATTCCGGTGGCCTTGATACCTCGATCATCCTAAAATGGCTGCAGACCGAATATGGTTGTGAAGTTGTAACCTTCACCGCCGATTTGGGTCAGGGTGAAGAGCTGGAGCCCGCCCGCAAAAAGGCCGAGCTGCTGGGGATCAAGCCCGAGAACATCTATATCGAGGATATCCGCGAGGAATTCGTGCGCGATTTCGTCTTCCCGATGTTCCGCGCCAACGCGCAGTACGAAGGTCTGTACCTGCTGGGCACGTCCATCGCTCGCCCCCTGATTTCGAAACGTCTGGTCGAAATCGCCGAGGCAACCGGCGCTGACGCCGTGGCGCATGGTGCGACCGGCAAGGGCAACGATCAGGTGCGGTTCGAGCTGGCGGCCTATGCGCTGAACCCCGACATCAAAGTGATTGCACCCTGGCGCGAGTGGGATCTGACAAGCCGCACCAAGCTGCTGGAATTCGCCGAACAGAACCAGATTCCGATCGCCAAGGACAAACGCGGCGAAGCCCCCTTCTCGGTCGATGCCAACCTGCTGCACACCTCGTCCGAGGGCAAGGTTCTGGAAGACCCCGCCGATATGGCGCCCGACTATGTCTATCAGCGCACCGTCCACCCCGAGGACGCGCCCGATCAGCCCGAATTCATCGAGATCGGCTTTGAAAAAGGCGACGCGGTCAGCATCAATGGCGAGGCGATGAGCCCCGCGACCATCCTGACCAAGCTGAACGAATATGGCGGCAAGCACGGCATCGGCCGTCTGGACCTTGTTGAAGGTCGCTTTGTCGGTATGAAGTCGCGCGGTATCTACGAAACTCCCGGCGGCACCATCCTGCTTGAGGCGCATCGCGGCATCGAATCCATCACCATGGACCGCGGCGCGATGCATCTGAAGGACCAGTTGATGCCGCAATATGCGGAACTGATCTACAACGGCTTCTGGTACTCGCCTGAACGTGAAATGCTGCAAGCTGCCATCGACAAGAGCCAGGAACACGTCACCGGCACCGTCCGCGTGAAGCTGTACAAGGGTCTGGCCTCGACCGTGGGCCGCTGGTCGGATCACTCGCTGTATTCCGAGGCGCATGTGACCTTCGAAGAAGACGCGGGTGCCTATGATCAGAAAGACGCCGCGGGCTTCATCCAACTGAACGCGTTGCGGCTGAAACTGCTGGCCGCGCGCGACAAGCGGTTGTCCAAGTGA
- a CDS encoding DUF1810 domain-containing protein has product MFIEAQDTVWADVLRELEQGQKTSHWMWFVFPQLAELGQSHMAQLYGIEDLDEATRYLNHPVLRHRLTQAASLMLLHQGRDVSDILGGVDAKKLRSSMTLFSSVADAPAEFQAILDAFYDGEPCARTVQSLGAS; this is encoded by the coding sequence ATGTTCATCGAAGCGCAGGACACGGTCTGGGCCGATGTCCTGCGCGAACTGGAACAGGGGCAGAAGACCAGCCACTGGATGTGGTTCGTGTTTCCGCAACTGGCCGAGCTGGGCCAGTCCCATATGGCGCAGCTTTACGGCATCGAAGATCTGGATGAAGCCACGCGCTATCTGAACCACCCGGTACTGCGCCACCGTCTGACGCAAGCGGCCTCGTTGATGTTGCTGCATCAGGGGCGCGACGTCAGCGACATTCTGGGTGGGGTTGACGCGAAAAAGCTTCGCTCTTCAATGACATTGTTTTCCTCGGTGGCAGATGCTCCGGCCGAGTTTCAGGCAATTCTTGACGCTTTCTACGATGGCGAGCCTTGCGCGCGAACCGTTCAGAGCCTTGGCGCATCGTGA
- a CDS encoding SCP2 sterol-binding domain-containing protein: MLQHIADEIQKGLNGKTFDGSLKFDCGEDGVIVLADSQASTQDQETDCTIRISQDNLTKLLTGKLNPMTGVALGKLKISGNMGVAMKLGQLLG, from the coding sequence ATGCTTCAGCATATCGCCGACGAAATTCAAAAAGGCCTGAACGGCAAAACCTTTGACGGCTCGTTGAAATTCGATTGTGGCGAGGACGGCGTTATTGTTCTGGCCGACAGTCAGGCATCGACACAGGACCAGGAAACGGATTGCACGATCCGCATCTCGCAGGACAACCTGACCAAGCTTCTGACCGGAAAACTGAACCCCATGACAGGTGTCGCTTTGGGCAAGCTCAAAATCTCGGGCAATATGGGCGTTGCGATGAAACTGGGGCAGCTTCTGGGTTAA
- the msrA gene encoding peptide-methionine (S)-S-oxide reductase MsrA → MSRTAYLEAFKTAILFTLITLAAMLRALPAPAAGTETLTVAGGCFWCVESDFESVPGVIGAVSGYTGGKSANPTYDQVSKGGTGHYEAVQITFDPAWVSRETLLNMFFRSVDPTDAGGQFCDRGDSYRTAIFVSNAGEKALAEQAKKDAERALGQKVVTPILNAGTFYPAEAYHQDYYKGNKLIFTRFGPKRQQNAYKAYRKACGRDARVKQLWGSDAPFAGS, encoded by the coding sequence ATGTCACGAACCGCTTATCTGGAAGCCTTTAAAACGGCCATCCTTTTCACCCTGATCACGTTGGCTGCGATGTTACGCGCTCTGCCCGCCCCCGCGGCAGGGACCGAAACACTGACAGTTGCGGGTGGCTGTTTTTGGTGTGTCGAGTCCGATTTTGAATCGGTGCCGGGCGTTATTGGGGCCGTGTCGGGCTATACCGGCGGCAAATCGGCCAACCCCACCTATGATCAGGTCTCCAAAGGTGGAACCGGCCATTATGAAGCGGTTCAGATCACTTTCGATCCGGCCTGGGTGTCACGTGAAACGCTTCTGAACATGTTCTTCCGCTCGGTTGACCCCACGGATGCCGGTGGTCAGTTCTGCGACCGGGGCGACAGCTATCGAACCGCAATTTTCGTCTCTAACGCGGGCGAAAAGGCGTTGGCGGAACAGGCAAAGAAAGACGCAGAACGGGCATTGGGCCAAAAGGTGGTCACCCCGATCCTGAACGCGGGCACGTTTTACCCTGCCGAGGCCTATCATCAGGATTACTACAAAGGGAACAAGCTGATCTTTACCCGCTTTGGGCCCAAACGTCAGCAAAACGCCTATAAAGCATATCGCAAAGCCTGTGGCCGTGACGCGCGTGTCAAACAGCTTTGGGGTTCAGATGCGCCTTTTGCCGGTTCTTAA